One genomic region from Cetobacterium sp. ZOR0034 encodes:
- a CDS encoding LA_2272 family surface repeat-containing protein, translating to MKKKLVAGLLGLSLASFGAESFELGLLSPTQLRGPQTDVKGVRLGLIYTENQNVEGVDINIIANKKQNFKGLSLGSIYDRTEKNFEGAKLGWFFLPITFNSVGGNMTGVQFGLINMVEQNTKGVQIGGANFTETGTGLQFGFFNKAGQIRGLQLGLVNMAENLEGLQIGLVNMADNSELFEVLPILNFNFRF from the coding sequence ATGAAAAAGAAATTAGTAGCAGGATTATTAGGATTATCATTAGCTTCTTTTGGAGCTGAAAGCTTTGAGCTAGGACTTTTATCACCAACACAGCTGAGAGGACCTCAAACAGATGTAAAAGGAGTAAGATTAGGTTTAATATACACTGAAAACCAAAATGTTGAAGGTGTGGATATAAATATAATTGCAAATAAAAAGCAAAATTTCAAAGGTTTATCATTAGGATCGATTTATGATAGAACAGAAAAAAACTTTGAAGGAGCAAAACTAGGATGGTTCTTCTTACCAATAACATTTAATAGTGTTGGTGGAAATATGACTGGAGTTCAGTTTGGACTAATAAATATGGTTGAACAAAATACTAAAGGAGTTCAAATAGGTGGAGCTAACTTTACTGAAACAGGAACAGGACTTCAATTTGGATTCTTTAATAAAGCAGGACAAATAAGAGGGTTACAGTTAGGTCTTGTAAATATGGCTGAAAACTTAGAAGGACTTCAAATCGGTCTTGTAAATATGGCTGATAATAGTGAATTATTTGAGGTGTTACCAATTTTAAACTTTAACTTTAGATTTTAA
- the rplS gene encoding 50S ribosomal protein L19, with amino-acid sequence MKEKLIQLVEQSYLRNDIPEFKAGDTIAVYYKVKEGNKERVQLFEGVVIRVNGGGVAKTFTVRKVTGGVGVERIIPVNSPMIDKIDVLKIGKVRRSKLYYLRGLSGKKARIKEIRK; translated from the coding sequence ATGAAAGAAAAATTAATTCAATTAGTAGAGCAAAGCTACTTAAGAAACGACATCCCAGAATTCAAAGCTGGAGATACTATTGCAGTTTACTACAAAGTAAAAGAGGGTAACAAAGAAAGAGTTCAGTTATTCGAAGGTGTAGTAATCAGAGTAAACGGTGGAGGAGTAGCAAAGACTTTCACTGTTAGAAAAGTAACTGGAGGAGTAGGAGTAGAGAGAATCATTCCTGTAAACTCACCAATGATCGACAAAATCGATGTTTTAAAGATCGGAAAAGTAAGAAGATCAAAGCTTTACTACTTAAGAGGACTTTCTGGAAAGAAAGCAAGAATCAAAGAGATCAGAAAGTAA
- the lepB gene encoding signal peptidase I: protein MSRENIILNTIFYVILSAFFIYIFVKEKKIVAIIDKKRTKFEDKLVEKLNLSGKTSEKILRKIIKLIESLGSALILVLIIQKFYIGNFLVPTGSMIPTIVPKDRLFGNMVIYNFKAPEREDIIVFKEPIEDKVLYTKRLMGLPGEKIQIKYEKLFVNGQKISERQYSPLGELANKEWIIPKKGDTITIVPGQDYNSAFERDNIDVAKVQSLLKENGAYVSQLLPDVEFLVNGVPTGMILDFIHEEDILNELLKGNTVTRILDEDYYLALGDNTNGSYDSRMWGFVKDSRIKGKALVRFWPLNRIGILK, encoded by the coding sequence ATGAGTAGAGAAAATATAATTTTAAACACGATTTTTTATGTAATTTTATCAGCGTTTTTTATCTATATATTTGTTAAAGAGAAAAAAATAGTAGCTATAATAGATAAAAAAAGAACAAAATTTGAAGATAAACTAGTAGAAAAGTTAAACCTATCAGGAAAAACATCAGAAAAAATTCTAAGAAAAATAATAAAATTAATTGAAAGTTTAGGAAGTGCACTTATATTAGTGTTAATCATACAAAAATTTTATATAGGAAACTTTTTAGTACCAACAGGATCAATGATACCTACAATAGTTCCTAAAGATAGACTTTTCGGAAACATGGTGATATATAATTTTAAAGCGCCAGAGAGAGAGGATATTATAGTATTTAAAGAACCTATTGAAGATAAAGTACTTTATACAAAAAGACTAATGGGTCTTCCTGGAGAAAAAATTCAAATAAAATATGAAAAATTATTTGTAAATGGTCAAAAAATATCAGAAAGACAATATTCTCCATTAGGAGAACTAGCTAATAAAGAATGGATTATACCTAAAAAAGGAGATACGATAACAATAGTCCCAGGTCAAGACTATAATTCTGCTTTTGAAAGAGATAATATAGATGTGGCTAAAGTTCAAAGTTTATTAAAAGAAAATGGAGCATATGTATCACAACTATTACCAGACGTTGAATTTTTAGTAAATGGAGTTCCAACAGGAATGATTTTAGATTTTATTCATGAAGAAGATATTTTAAATGAACTTTTGAAGGGAAATACAGTTACAAGAATTTTAGATGAGGATTATTATTTAGCTTTAGGTGACAATACAAATGGAAGTTATGATTCTAGAATGTGGGGATTTGTAAAAGATAGTAGAATAAAAGGAAAAGCCTTAGTAAGATTTTGGCCTTTAAATAGAATAGGAATTTTAAAATAA
- the rimI gene encoding ribosomal protein S18-alanine N-acetyltransferase yields the protein MILEIKKENEGILNEIFRIEKEVFTESFYSVDTLKDMSQKEEYLILVYGKDVKGYMILHDSYDLYEVMKVATKKEFRKMGIAKELINYYLDRYNKNLFLEVRESNEVARHFYENIGFVKVGNRKNYYPNGEAAVLMSLERN from the coding sequence ATGATATTAGAAATTAAAAAAGAAAATGAAGGTATTCTGAATGAAATATTTAGAATTGAAAAAGAGGTTTTTACAGAAAGTTTTTATTCTGTTGATACATTAAAAGATATGAGTCAAAAAGAGGAGTATCTAATCTTGGTTTATGGTAAAGATGTAAAAGGATACATGATATTGCATGATTCGTATGATTTATATGAGGTTATGAAAGTTGCAACCAAAAAAGAGTTTAGGAAAATGGGAATTGCAAAAGAATTAATAAATTATTACTTAGATAGATATAATAAAAACTTATTTTTAGAAGTTAGAGAAAGTAATGAAGTGGCAAGACACTTTTATGAAAATATAGGATTTGTAAAAGTTGGAAATAGAAAAAACTATTATCCCAACGGAGAAGCAGCAGTTTTAATGTCGCTAGAAAGAAATTAA
- the purB gene encoding adenylosuccinate lyase gives MNREIYSNPLAERYSSKEMLEVFSPKFKFSTWRKLWYVLAETEKELGLDISDEQLAEMKANIENIDYELANEMEKKFRHDVMAHVHTFGTAAPKAMPIIHLGATSAYVGDNTDLIQIKEGLNIVKKKLINVMEGLAKFSNEYKDLPTLGFTHFQAAQLTTVGKRATLWLQSLILDLEELEFRQDTLRFRGVKGTTGTQASFEELFNGDFKKVKELDEKVAEKMGFNKRFLVTGQTYDRKIDSEISNLLSNIAQSAHKFTNDLRLLQHLKEIEEPFEKNQIGSSAMAYKRNPMRSERISSLAKFVIALQQSTAMTASTQWFERTLDDSANKRLALPQAFLAVDAMLIIWKNILEGLVVYPKMIEKHIMAELPFMATEYIIMEGVKKGGDRQELHELIRVHSMEAGKQVKVEGLENDLIERIVNDSSFDIDRDKLMEILDPKNFIGFASEQVIDFLEAEVNPILEKNKELLGMDTDLKV, from the coding sequence ATGAACAGAGAAATTTATTCGAACCCTTTAGCAGAGAGATATAGCTCAAAGGAGATGCTAGAAGTATTCTCACCAAAATTTAAATTCTCTACATGGAGAAAATTATGGTATGTTTTAGCTGAAACTGAAAAAGAGTTAGGTCTTGATATATCTGACGAGCAATTAGCAGAAATGAAAGCTAATATAGAGAATATTGATTACGAGTTAGCAAACGAAATGGAAAAAAAGTTTAGACACGATGTAATGGCTCATGTTCACACGTTTGGAACAGCTGCACCAAAAGCTATGCCAATAATACACTTAGGGGCAACAAGTGCGTATGTAGGAGATAATACAGATTTAATCCAAATAAAAGAAGGATTAAATATAGTAAAGAAAAAACTGATAAATGTAATGGAAGGTTTAGCTAAATTCTCGAATGAGTATAAAGATTTACCAACATTAGGATTTACTCATTTCCAAGCAGCTCAATTGACAACTGTAGGAAAAAGAGCAACTCTTTGGTTACAAAGCTTAATCTTAGATTTAGAAGAGTTAGAATTTAGACAAGATACATTAAGATTTAGAGGGGTTAAAGGAACGACAGGAACTCAAGCATCTTTTGAAGAATTATTTAATGGAGACTTTAAAAAAGTTAAAGAATTAGATGAAAAAGTTGCTGAAAAAATGGGATTCAATAAAAGATTCTTAGTGACTGGACAGACTTATGATAGAAAAATTGATTCTGAAATATCAAATCTTTTAAGTAATATAGCTCAATCAGCACATAAATTTACAAATGACTTAAGATTATTACAACATCTAAAAGAGATTGAAGAGCCGTTTGAAAAGAATCAAATTGGATCATCAGCAATGGCATACAAAAGAAATCCTATGAGAAGTGAAAGAATATCATCGCTAGCTAAATTTGTAATAGCATTACAACAAAGTACTGCAATGACGGCTTCAACTCAATGGTTCGAAAGAACTTTAGACGATTCAGCTAATAAAAGATTAGCTTTACCACAAGCATTCTTAGCAGTTGATGCTATGCTTATCATTTGGAAAAATATATTAGAAGGATTAGTAGTTTATCCAAAGATGATAGAAAAACATATTATGGCAGAGTTACCATTCATGGCTACAGAGTATATAATCATGGAAGGAGTTAAAAAAGGTGGAGATAGACAAGAGCTTCATGAATTAATAAGAGTTCATTCTATGGAAGCTGGAAAACAAGTTAAAGTTGAAGGACTTGAAAATGATCTGATTGAAAGAATTGTAAACGACTCATCATTTGATATTGATAGAGATAAATTGATGGAAATATTAGATCCTAAAAACTTTATAGGTTTTGCATCTGAGCAAGTAATAGACTTCTTAGAAGCTGAAGTTAATCCTATATTAGAAAAAAATAAAGAGTTATTAGGAATGGATACAGACTTAAAGGTATAA
- a CDS encoding Gx transporter family protein: MIMRDKRRRYLTAFVLLALYLSLIETLIPKPFPWMKLGLANIATIIALEKFDRKMAIEILLLRIFIQGMMLGTLFSPSFIISLTSGGASTLLTILLFRYRENLSLIAICISGAFIHNLTQLIVVYFLLFRNISIMSKSIFIFIWGFLFMGCISGLITGYICERLQIRRERRKG, encoded by the coding sequence ATAATTATGAGAGATAAAAGAAGGAGATATTTAACCGCTTTTGTGTTATTAGCCCTTTATTTATCACTGATAGAGACATTGATTCCAAAGCCTTTTCCATGGATGAAGTTAGGCTTAGCTAATATAGCTACAATAATAGCATTAGAGAAGTTTGATAGAAAAATGGCAATAGAGATATTGCTTTTAAGAATATTTATTCAAGGAATGATGTTAGGGACATTGTTTTCACCTAGCTTTATAATAAGTTTAACGTCAGGAGGGGCTAGTACCCTCTTGACCATTTTATTATTTAGGTATAGAGAAAATCTATCTCTGATTGCAATATGTATAAGTGGAGCTTTTATTCATAATTTAACACAGCTGATAGTTGTTTACTTTTTACTTTTTAGAAATATAAGCATCATGAGTAAATCTATTTTTATATTTATATGGGGTTTTTTATTTATGGGATGTATTTCGGGGCTAATAACAGGATATATATGTGAGAGATTACAAATTAGAAGGGAGAGAAGAAAAGGATGA
- the glmM gene encoding phosphoglucosamine mutase, producing MRKYFGTDGIRGEANKELTVELALKLGYALGYTLKKQYPDKKRIRVIMGSDTRRSGYMLRSALTAGLNSMGINIDFVGVIPTPGVAYLTQKSTAKAGIMISASHNPARDNGIKIFWEDGYKLPDEVELEIEALMDNVEEITKDPIAGDDVGRFTYAEDEYYLYRDHVISTVSGDFSGMKIILDAANGSAYRVAKEVFLALGAEIVIINDAPNGKNINVKCGSTHPEILSKVVMGYEADLGLAYDGDADRLIAVDKNGNIIDGDKIIAVLALGMKTRGELKNNQVVTTVMSNMGFESYLSDKGINLIRANVGDRYVLEKMKELEVNIGGEQSGHIILSDFGTTGDGVLTSVKLVEAIRDSGKSLDELVKEIVDWPQLLINVRVDNSKKNLWNKNETIVKYIEEKELEMAGLGRVLVRTSGTEPIVRVMVEGKEMSTVERVAKEIATVVEKELI from the coding sequence ATGAGAAAATATTTTGGAACGGATGGAATAAGAGGAGAAGCTAATAAAGAGCTTACAGTAGAGCTAGCTTTAAAATTAGGGTATGCATTAGGATATACATTGAAAAAACAATATCCAGATAAGAAAAGAATAAGAGTAATTATGGGATCAGATACAAGAAGATCAGGATATATGTTAAGATCAGCTTTGACAGCGGGTTTAAATTCTATGGGAATCAATATTGATTTTGTGGGAGTAATACCAACACCAGGAGTAGCATATTTAACACAAAAGAGTACAGCAAAGGCTGGAATAATGATATCAGCATCGCATAATCCTGCAAGAGATAACGGAATAAAAATTTTCTGGGAAGATGGATATAAACTTCCAGATGAAGTAGAATTAGAGATAGAAGCACTAATGGATAATGTAGAAGAGATAACAAAAGATCCGATAGCCGGAGATGATGTAGGAAGGTTTACATATGCTGAGGATGAATATTATTTATATAGAGATCATGTGATTTCAACAGTTTCTGGAGATTTTTCAGGAATGAAGATTATCTTAGACGCAGCTAACGGATCAGCATATAGAGTAGCTAAAGAGGTATTTTTAGCTTTAGGAGCAGAGATAGTTATTATAAATGATGCACCGAATGGAAAAAATATAAATGTTAAATGTGGGTCAACTCATCCAGAAATACTTTCAAAAGTTGTAATGGGATATGAAGCTGACTTAGGGTTAGCCTACGATGGAGATGCAGATAGATTAATTGCAGTTGATAAAAATGGAAACATAATAGATGGGGATAAAATTATAGCTGTATTGGCTTTAGGAATGAAAACAAGAGGAGAGCTAAAAAACAACCAGGTTGTTACAACAGTAATGAGTAACATGGGGTTTGAGAGTTACCTATCAGATAAAGGAATAAACTTAATAAGAGCAAATGTTGGTGACAGATATGTTCTTGAAAAAATGAAGGAATTAGAAGTTAACATAGGTGGAGAACAATCAGGACATATAATTTTATCTGATTTTGGGACTACGGGAGACGGAGTTTTAACATCTGTAAAGTTGGTTGAGGCTATAAGAGATTCTGGAAAATCATTGGATGAGCTGGTGAAAGAGATTGTAGATTGGCCACAATTATTAATTAATGTAAGAGTTGATAATTCTAAGAAAAATTTATGGAATAAAAATGAAACAATAGTAAAATATATAGAGGAAAAAGAGTTGGAGATGGCTGGACTTGGAAGAGTTTTAGTAAGAACATCAGGAACAGAGCCTATAGTAAGGGTAATGGTAGAAGGAAAAGAGATGTCAACAGTTGAAAGGGTAGCAAAAGAGATAGCAACTGTAGTTGAAAAAGAATTAATTTAG
- a CDS encoding class I SAM-dependent methyltransferase: protein MYYKNFSKVYDKFMQHCDYDQWAELVKEKIKESGVEGKKLLDLGCGTGETLIRLKNDFECSGLDLSVDMLTIANKKLKNKGVPLFVADMREFDTGEKYDIIVSLFDTVNHLTSLDDLDDLMKSIYNALNPGGIYIFDVINREFMDKMFPGGVYYDDRKDMTIIWEHFRDEELDIVEAVYFVKNRAGHYEKLKELYEKRIFEEFEIRKKIEKNNLNLLSIGKNDRIAGERFFYVVKK from the coding sequence ATGTATTATAAGAATTTTTCAAAAGTTTATGATAAATTTATGCAACATTGTGATTATGATCAATGGGCAGAATTAGTAAAAGAAAAAATAAAGGAATCTGGAGTTGAAGGAAAAAAACTACTTGATTTGGGATGTGGAACTGGAGAAACATTGATTAGATTAAAAAATGATTTTGAATGTTCAGGGCTAGATTTATCTGTAGATATGCTAACTATTGCAAATAAAAAATTAAAAAATAAGGGTGTTCCATTATTCGTAGCAGATATGAGAGAGTTTGATACAGGTGAAAAATACGATATAATAGTGTCTCTTTTTGATACAGTTAATCATTTGACTTCTTTAGACGATTTAGATGATTTAATGAAATCGATTTACAATGCACTAAATCCTGGAGGAATCTATATATTCGATGTTATAAATAGAGAGTTTATGGATAAGATGTTTCCAGGAGGAGTTTATTATGATGATAGAAAAGATATGACAATAATTTGGGAACACTTTAGAGATGAAGAACTTGATATTGTTGAAGCGGTTTATTTTGTAAAAAATAGAGCGGGACATTATGAAAAACTAAAAGAATTATATGAAAAAAGAATATTTGAAGAGTTCGAAATTAGAAAAAAAATTGAAAAAAATAATTTAAACTTGTTAAGTATTGGTAAAAATGATAGAATAGCTGGGGAGAGATTTTTTTACGTGGTAAAAAAATAA
- a CDS encoding AtpZ/AtpI family protein, giving the protein MHYFSLLGFLGFLIVGNIGAFILIYKLIEKYFFKSTLLFIFFIIIGVFSAFYNAYKLIMKK; this is encoded by the coding sequence ATGCATTATTTTTCACTATTGGGGTTTTTAGGATTTTTAATAGTAGGGAATATAGGAGCTTTTATATTGATCTACAAACTAATAGAAAAATATTTTTTTAAAAGCACGCTATTATTTATTTTCTTCATTATAATAGGAGTATTTAGTGCATTTTATAACGCTTATAAGCTAATAATGAAAAAATAG
- a CDS encoding ATP synthase subunit I: MDELKRIIKRGIIASVVILIYGVLSRNEYVYIGMFAGAVLSVIGFYMICLDAKASLASNSPFKVGVVGYLKRYFLYGIFLALATKFYGFPMLVSGVIGLLNIKLNILAITLFNNIKKFKSKYLK; encoded by the coding sequence ATGGACGAGTTAAAAAGAATAATAAAACGTGGAATTATAGCGTCAGTAGTAATTCTAATATATGGAGTATTATCAAGAAATGAATATGTCTACATTGGCATGTTTGCAGGAGCAGTTCTATCAGTAATCGGGTTTTATATGATATGTCTTGATGCGAAAGCAAGTTTGGCTTCGAACTCTCCATTTAAAGTTGGAGTGGTAGGATATTTAAAAAGATATTTTTTATACGGGATATTTTTAGCACTGGCTACAAAGTTTTACGGATTTCCAATGTTAGTTAGTGGAGTTATTGGGTTACTAAATATCAAATTGAATATTTTAGCAATAACTTTATTTAACAATATAAAAAAGTTTAAATCTAAGTATTTAAAATAA
- the atpB gene encoding F0F1 ATP synthase subunit A — protein MRIGPIEFITPPLVEGPAIMFHIPLPHFLHQIPFAMEYADGKFGLPVTITVISTWFVILVLTLLFKMGTKKLEMIPGRAQVAAESVYDFVYGIIHQMLGGWTSKYFSFLGTLFLFILGCNLLMFAPIPWGGFKDGVFTLAPAFRAPTADLNTTVGLALLTTATFLGTSIKLNGILGYFKGLLEPMPFMLPINLVGELAKPTNISIRLFGNMFAGMVIMGLIYKAAPMVIPAPLHLYFDIFSGVVQSFVFLMLSMVYIQGSLGDAECPDDK, from the coding sequence ATGAGAATAGGACCAATAGAGTTTATTACCCCACCATTGGTAGAAGGACCTGCAATAATGTTTCACATACCATTACCACACTTCTTACATCAAATTCCGTTTGCAATGGAATATGCTGATGGAAAGTTTGGACTACCAGTTACAATAACTGTAATAAGTACATGGTTTGTAATATTAGTGTTAACACTTCTATTTAAAATGGGAACGAAAAAATTAGAGATGATTCCAGGTAGAGCACAAGTTGCAGCCGAGTCAGTTTATGATTTCGTATACGGTATTATTCATCAAATGTTAGGAGGTTGGACATCAAAGTATTTCTCATTCTTAGGAACACTGTTCTTATTTATTTTAGGATGTAATTTACTTATGTTCGCACCAATTCCTTGGGGAGGTTTTAAAGATGGTGTATTTACTTTAGCACCAGCATTTAGAGCTCCTACAGCGGATCTTAACACAACAGTTGGATTAGCATTATTAACTACAGCTACATTCTTAGGAACAAGCATAAAGCTAAATGGAATATTAGGTTATTTCAAGGGACTACTTGAGCCAATGCCATTTATGTTACCTATTAACTTAGTTGGAGAGTTAGCAAAACCAACAAATATTTCTATACGTTTGTTTGGAAATATGTTTGCGGGAATGGTTATAATGGGGCTTATTTATAAGGCAGCACCAATGGTAATACCAGCACCGTTACATCTATATTTTGATATATTTAGTGGAGTAGTACAAAGTTTTGTATTCTTAATGCTAAGTATGGTATATATTCAAGGTTCATTAGGGGATGCAGAGTGTCCCGATGATAAATAA
- the atpE gene encoding ATP synthase F0 subunit C, with protein MDLMLAKTIVLAASAVGAGCGMIAGIGPGVGQGYAAGKAVEAVARQPEAKGDIISTMVLGQAVSESTGIYSLVIALILLYANPFVGMLG; from the coding sequence ATGGATTTAATGTTAGCAAAAACTATAGTATTAGCAGCATCTGCAGTAGGAGCAGGATGTGGAATGATCGCAGGTATAGGACCAGGAGTTGGACAAGGATACGCAGCTGGTAAAGCAGTTGAGGCAGTAGCTAGACAACCAGAAGCAAAAGGAGATATCATCTCTACAATGGTATTAGGACAAGCAGTATCTGAGTCAACAGGTATCTACTCACTAGTAATCGCACTTATCTTATTATACGCTAACCCATTCGTAGGAATGTTAGGGTAA
- the atpF gene encoding F0F1 ATP synthase subunit B has protein sequence MAPTNMPAVSIDINMFWQIINFFILVFIFNKYFKAPLMKLMDTRKEKIAAEFSEAQKNNEEAVLKNKEAQKILKDAKDEATKILQLAEKKADERKDGILSEATAQRDKMLKSAELEIQKMKHAAKKELEVEMSQLAVTLAEKIIKENLNSNLEAALADKFIDEVGGVK, from the coding sequence TTGGCACCAACAAATATGCCTGCAGTATCGATAGATATTAACATGTTTTGGCAAATAATTAACTTCTTCATTTTAGTGTTTATATTTAATAAATACTTTAAAGCTCCATTAATGAAATTAATGGATACAAGAAAAGAGAAGATTGCAGCTGAGTTCTCAGAAGCTCAAAAGAACAATGAGGAAGCTGTATTGAAAAATAAAGAGGCTCAAAAGATCTTAAAAGATGCTAAAGATGAAGCTACAAAAATACTTCAATTAGCAGAGAAAAAAGCTGATGAGAGAAAAGATGGAATTTTATCAGAAGCAACAGCTCAAAGAGATAAAATGCTTAAATCAGCAGAGCTTGAAATTCAAAAGATGAAACATGCAGCTAAGAAAGAGCTAGAGGTTGAAATGAGCCAACTAGCTGTAACATTAGCTGAGAAGATAATCAAAGAGAATTTAAACTCTAATTTAGAAGCTGCCCTAGCTGACAAATTTATAGATGAGGTAGGGGGAGTAAAATGA
- the atpH gene encoding ATP synthase F1 subunit delta, with translation MIGNQIGKRYAEAIYDVAVQKNEVKSVYEVLNSVMELYKTDVDFRNFITHPLIKENEKKETLKKIFSDSNDGLEILFYILEKGRISQIREIVAEYVKLDYAKNQILDVEATFAASLTEEQKEKLSKNLEKKTGKKIKLVVNVDKSLIGGGIIRIGDEVIDGSIRRQLETLTQK, from the coding sequence ATGATAGGAAACCAAATTGGTAAAAGATATGCTGAAGCAATATATGATGTTGCTGTGCAAAAAAATGAGGTTAAATCAGTATATGAAGTTTTAAATTCTGTAATGGAGTTATATAAAACTGATGTTGATTTTAGAAATTTCATAACTCATCCTCTAATTAAAGAGAATGAAAAGAAAGAAACTTTAAAGAAAATTTTCTCAGATTCTAATGACGGATTAGAAATTCTTTTCTATATTTTAGAAAAAGGAAGAATATCACAAATTAGAGAGATTGTAGCAGAGTATGTTAAGTTAGATTATGCAAAGAATCAAATTCTAGATGTAGAAGCTACATTTGCTGCTTCATTAACTGAAGAGCAAAAAGAGAAACTTTCTAAAAATCTTGAAAAGAAAACAGGTAAAAAGATAAAGCTAGTAGTTAATGTAGATAAGTCTCTGATTGGTGGAGGAATTATCAGAATAGGTGACGAAGTAATCGACGGAAGTATCCGTAGACAGCTAGAAACTCTAACACAAAAATAA